The following coding sequences lie in one Spinacia oleracea cultivar Varoflay chromosome 1, BTI_SOV_V1, whole genome shotgun sequence genomic window:
- the LOC110774842 gene encoding uncharacterized protein — MFGRIRSPPSTVELLELERLPSKLFKDDSLSIYESTLAKLKQGSQRNLSQETQVSMDFEAKSTASEDSHKGSRLCSEQGLPACSTDSSCSGVSSSPDQEQKIGREISIRYLFSKYTTSNKKESSTSYNGGSSVNMSACSSESESSGCSRL, encoded by the exons ATGTTCGGGAGGATAAGATCTCCGCCGTCAACGGTGGAGTTGTTGGAATTAGAGCGCTTGCCCTCGAAGCTTTTCAAGGACGATTCTCTCTCCATTTATG AATCGACACTTGCTAAGCTCAAGCAAGGTTCTCAACGTAATTTAAGCCAGGAAACCCAAGTTTCCATGGATTTTGAAGCGAAATCAACTGCTTCGGAGGATTCACACAAGGGTTCGCGGTTGTGTAGCGAACAAGGACTACCTGCTTGCAGTACTGACAGTTCTTGTTCTGGTGTTTCTTCAAGTCCTGATCAGGAACAAAAGATAGGCAGAGAAATCTCAATACGTTATTTGTTTTCCAAGTATACTACTTCAAATAAAAAGGAAAGCTCGACTAGTTACAATGGTGGTTCTTCAGTAAATATGTCTGCCTGTTCGAGTGAGTCTGAATCGTCAGGTTGCTCAAGACTTTAG